Proteins encoded within one genomic window of Pigmentiphaga sp. H8:
- a CDS encoding sulfurtransferase — MSFSTLISAQALHALLQSSSPAVVCDCSFDLADTGAGERAHAAAHIPGARYIHLDRDLSGAKTGNNGRHPLPRREDFAGLMARLGVSDTTQVVCYDTAGGAMAARLWWLLRWAGHEAVAVLDGGLAAWREAGYPLESGQPAAPAPGTFTLRPPLVATATYEDVRANLDAPAPRLVVDARAPDRFRGQNETLDAVGGHIPGAANRFLRDNLQPDGRFKPAAQLRSEFEAVLGGTPADRVISQCGSGVTACHNLLAMEVAGLSGAVLYPGSWSEWSSRPGSPIATGDA; from the coding sequence ATGAGCTTCAGCACCCTGATTTCCGCGCAGGCGCTGCACGCCCTGCTGCAATCCTCCTCGCCGGCCGTCGTGTGCGATTGCAGCTTCGATCTGGCGGACACCGGCGCGGGCGAGCGCGCCCACGCGGCTGCGCATATTCCCGGCGCCCGCTACATCCACCTGGACCGCGACCTGAGCGGCGCCAAGACCGGCAACAACGGCCGCCATCCCCTGCCCCGGCGCGAGGACTTCGCCGGCCTGATGGCCCGCCTGGGCGTCTCCGACACCACTCAGGTGGTGTGCTATGACACCGCCGGCGGCGCCATGGCCGCACGCCTCTGGTGGCTGCTGCGCTGGGCGGGCCACGAGGCCGTCGCGGTGCTGGACGGCGGCCTGGCGGCCTGGCGCGAGGCGGGCTACCCGCTGGAATCCGGCCAGCCCGCCGCGCCCGCCCCGGGCACGTTCACGCTGCGGCCGCCGCTGGTGGCGACCGCCACCTACGAGGACGTGCGGGCCAACCTGGACGCGCCGGCCCCGCGCCTGGTCGTGGACGCGCGCGCCCCCGACCGTTTCCGCGGCCAGAACGAAACCCTGGACGCCGTGGGCGGCCACATCCCCGGCGCCGCCAACCGCTTCCTGCGCGACAACCTCCAGCCCGACGGACGCTTCAAGCCCGCCGCGCAGCTGCGGTCCGAGTTCGAGGCCGTGCTGGGCGGCACGCCCGCCGACCGGGTCATCAGCCAGTGCGGCTCCGGTGTCACCGCCTGCCACAACCTGCTTGCCATGGAAGTGGCGGGCCTGTCCGGGGCGGTGCTGTATCCCGGCTCGTGGAGCGAATGGAGCAGCCGCCCCGGCTCGCCCATCGCCACCGGAGACGCATGA
- a CDS encoding thiamine pyrophosphate-binding protein, with amino-acid sequence MASTSTVSNASTTTGGRLLVDALTANGVDRVFCVPGESYLDVLDALHAHADIDVVVAKHEGAAANMAEADGKLTGRPGICFVTRGPGATHASIGVHIAQQDSTPLILFVGQVPTRELGREAFQEIDYPSMFGGIAKWVVSIDDAARIPELVARAFACATSGRPGPVVLALPEDVLSAACPSAPAAIAPTAASGPDPDAAPRLRDMLAQARRPLVLLGGSNWSERAASDFSAFVQAWNLPVACAFRRQDIFDNRLPQYAGHLSLGMNPDLAELVRDADLILAVGTRLGEIATGGYTLLTPPRPAQKLIHLHADAAELGRVYQPDLAIQSAAAPAAALLRGLEAPASRAWDDWTRRASELHARYQAVPAPHAEARGIDLGQVIAHLDRTLPDDAIIANGAGNYAVWLHRFYRYRQPRTELAPTCGAMGYGLPAAIAAKLRHPDRTVVCVSGDGCFLMYPQELATALQFDSAVVVIVVNNGMYGTIRMHQEKRFPGRVSATDLRNPDFVALALSFGAHAERVESADAFPAAFERARAAGRPALLELRTDPRQITPQSWLAGHG; translated from the coding sequence ATGGCCTCGACTTCCACGGTTTCCAACGCTTCCACCACCACCGGCGGCCGCCTCCTGGTCGACGCGCTGACCGCCAACGGCGTCGACCGCGTCTTCTGCGTCCCAGGCGAAAGCTACCTGGACGTGCTCGACGCCCTGCACGCCCACGCCGACATCGACGTCGTCGTCGCCAAGCACGAAGGCGCCGCCGCCAACATGGCCGAAGCTGACGGCAAGCTGACCGGACGGCCGGGCATCTGCTTCGTCACGCGCGGCCCGGGCGCCACCCACGCCAGCATCGGGGTGCACATCGCCCAGCAGGACTCGACGCCGCTCATCCTGTTCGTCGGCCAGGTACCCACGCGCGAGCTGGGCCGCGAAGCCTTCCAGGAAATCGACTACCCGTCCATGTTCGGCGGCATCGCCAAGTGGGTCGTCAGCATCGACGATGCCGCCCGCATTCCCGAACTCGTGGCGCGGGCCTTCGCGTGCGCCACTTCGGGCCGCCCCGGTCCGGTGGTGCTGGCGCTGCCCGAGGACGTGCTGAGCGCCGCCTGCCCGTCCGCCCCGGCCGCGATCGCCCCCACGGCCGCCAGCGGTCCCGATCCCGACGCGGCCCCGCGCCTGCGCGACATGCTGGCCCAGGCCCGCCGTCCGCTGGTCCTCCTGGGCGGATCGAACTGGAGCGAACGCGCCGCCTCGGACTTCTCGGCCTTCGTCCAGGCCTGGAACCTGCCCGTGGCCTGCGCCTTCCGCCGCCAGGACATCTTCGACAACCGGCTCCCGCAGTACGCCGGGCACCTGAGCCTGGGCATGAACCCCGACCTGGCCGAGCTGGTGCGCGATGCCGACCTCATCCTGGCCGTGGGCACGCGGCTGGGCGAGATCGCCACCGGCGGCTATACGCTGCTGACGCCGCCCCGCCCCGCCCAGAAACTGATCCACCTGCACGCCGACGCGGCCGAGCTGGGCCGCGTCTACCAGCCCGACCTGGCCATCCAGTCGGCGGCCGCCCCCGCCGCCGCGCTGCTGCGCGGCCTGGAGGCTCCGGCCTCGCGCGCCTGGGACGACTGGACCCGCCGGGCCAGCGAACTGCATGCGCGCTACCAGGCCGTGCCGGCCCCGCATGCCGAGGCCCGCGGCATCGACCTCGGCCAGGTCATCGCCCACCTGGACCGCACCCTGCCCGATGACGCCATCATTGCCAACGGCGCCGGCAACTACGCGGTGTGGCTGCACCGGTTCTACCGCTACCGCCAGCCGCGCACGGAACTCGCCCCCACCTGCGGCGCCATGGGCTACGGCCTGCCCGCGGCGATAGCCGCGAAGCTGCGCCACCCCGACCGCACCGTGGTCTGCGTATCGGGCGACGGCTGCTTCCTGATGTATCCGCAGGAACTGGCCACCGCGCTGCAATTCGATTCCGCCGTCGTCGTCATCGTCGTCAACAACGGCATGTACGGCACCATCCGCATGCACCAGGAAAAGCGCTTCCCCGGCCGGGTCAGCGCCACCGACCTGCGCAATCCCGATTTCGTCGCGCTGGCGCTATCGTTCGGCGCCCATGCCGAACGGGTGGAAAGCGCCGACGCCTTCCCCGCCGCGTTCGAGCGCGCCCGGGCGGCCGGCCGCCCGGCGCTGCTGGAGCTGCGCACGGATCCCCGGCAGATCACGCCGCAGTCGTGGCTGGCGGGGCATGGATAG
- a CDS encoding M48 family metalloprotease, with the protein MPNSQRFPSLRRKAVALLLPALLAAAAPALAPAQPVGLPDLGDSAAQELSPRLEQRLGDAIMMESLRDPAYIDDPDLLQYLTGMARQLSAHAPIGTPNINVFAVRDPSINAFAMPGGYIGVHTGLVVAAQSESELAGVLAHEIGHVVQRHIARGLVQQKQDTLIMVAALLAALVAARGNSQAPEAAMAFGQAAAINSQLGFSREAEREADRTGFQMLEAANYNVNGMASFFGRLMQASGLNERTGQAFTRTHPLSIERMSDMQNRARGVVIHDRPSSSDFYFVRAKMRMLQANSGQDTLEAIRYFENRSTEAQGIERSAAYYGLALGYVRQREYGKANDAYLAATSGARTHFMLEHLAIDLALARNDTQQAMSLARSAVARWPEQRGLAMAMAESLQRAGRNQEAVDFLKEQMLKWSDEPRFYQMAAVSYSRLGSAVNERRNMADYYAMTGALPAAVEQLQQARAASKDFYEQSQIDAKVREYQRRLKEERDLLKRFQS; encoded by the coding sequence ATGCCGAATTCCCAACGTTTCCCGTCGCTGCGCCGCAAGGCCGTGGCGCTGCTGCTGCCGGCCCTGCTGGCGGCGGCCGCGCCGGCGCTGGCGCCCGCCCAGCCGGTCGGGCTGCCCGACCTGGGCGACTCGGCCGCGCAGGAGCTTTCGCCCCGGCTGGAACAGCGGCTGGGCGACGCCATCATGATGGAATCCCTGCGCGATCCGGCCTATATCGACGATCCGGACCTGCTCCAGTATCTGACCGGCATGGCGCGCCAGTTGTCGGCCCATGCGCCCATAGGCACGCCCAACATCAACGTGTTCGCGGTGCGCGACCCCAGCATCAATGCGTTCGCGATGCCGGGCGGTTACATAGGCGTACATACCGGGCTGGTGGTGGCCGCGCAGTCCGAGTCCGAACTGGCCGGCGTGCTGGCGCACGAAATCGGCCACGTGGTGCAGCGGCACATCGCCCGGGGCCTGGTGCAGCAGAAGCAGGACACGCTGATCATGGTGGCGGCCCTGCTGGCGGCGCTGGTGGCGGCGCGCGGCAATTCGCAGGCGCCCGAGGCGGCGATGGCCTTCGGCCAGGCCGCGGCCATCAACTCGCAACTGGGCTTCTCGCGCGAGGCCGAGCGCGAAGCCGACCGCACCGGGTTCCAGATGCTGGAGGCGGCCAACTACAACGTCAACGGCATGGCCTCGTTCTTCGGCCGCCTGATGCAGGCGTCGGGGCTGAACGAGCGGACCGGCCAGGCCTTCACCCGCACCCACCCGTTGTCCATCGAGCGCATGTCCGACATGCAGAACCGGGCGCGCGGCGTGGTGATCCACGATCGTCCGAGTTCGTCGGATTTCTATTTCGTGCGCGCCAAGATGCGCATGCTGCAGGCCAACAGCGGCCAGGATACCCTCGAGGCCATCCGCTATTTCGAGAACCGCAGCACCGAGGCCCAGGGCATCGAGCGTTCCGCGGCCTACTATGGCCTGGCCCTGGGGTACGTGCGCCAGCGCGAGTACGGCAAGGCCAACGACGCCTACCTGGCCGCCACGTCGGGCGCGCGCACCCATTTCATGCTCGAGCACCTGGCCATCGACCTGGCGCTGGCCCGCAACGACACGCAGCAGGCCATGAGCCTGGCGCGCAGCGCCGTCGCGCGGTGGCCCGAGCAGCGCGGCCTGGCCATGGCGATGGCGGAGTCGCTGCAACGCGCCGGCCGCAACCAGGAGGCGGTCGATTTCCTGAAAGAGCAGATGCTGAAGTGGAGCGACGAGCCCCGCTTCTACCAGATGGCCGCGGTCAGCTATTCGCGGCTGGGCAGCGCCGTGAACGAGCGCCGCAACATGGCCGACTACTATGCGATGACCGGCGCCCTGCCGGCCGCGGTCGAGCAGTTGCAGCAGGCGCGCGCGGCCTCCAAGGATTTCTACGAGCAGTCGCAGATCGACGCCAAGGTGCGTGAATACCAGCGCCGGCTGAAGGAAGAGCGCGACCTGCTCAAGCGTTTCCAGAGCTGA
- a CDS encoding zinc-finger domain-containing protein, whose amino-acid sequence MTTEAANAIIEVDADALPLSCPGPHTPLWNMHPKVFLDIGTTGEAKCPYCGAEYRLKDGAKVHHH is encoded by the coding sequence ATGACCACCGAAGCCGCCAACGCCATCATCGAAGTCGATGCCGACGCGCTTCCGCTTTCGTGCCCGGGACCGCATACTCCGCTCTGGAACATGCACCCCAAGGTGTTCCTGGACATCGGGACGACGGGCGAAGCGAAGTGCCCGTACTGTGGCGCCGAATACCGTCTGAAGGACGGCGCCAAGGTACATCATCATTGA
- a CDS encoding P1 family peptidase: protein MDARDAMAGRPGGRNLITDVAGLRVGQAHDARACTGVTVILPDERAMAAVDIRGGGPGTRETDTLGASNLVRSVDAIVLSGGSVYGLASGDGVAAWLGAQGRGFTLLHQPGVPPSPIVPTAVLYDLANGGDKQWGETPPYRDLAMRAARAVQSGFDLGTHGAGFGASAGSLKGGLGSASYVTHDGMTVGAIVACNSFGSVVAPQGRRFWAGAFEIGEEFGGLGPASTRAEGENWEFAKLDPRPRANTTIACIATDVALSPDELQRVATMAQDGLARAIRPIHAPFDGDTVFAISTGRREAPAMEGPVDPRPFIVCRLGALAADVLARAIARGVYSAVTPEGMTTPAWSSL from the coding sequence ATGGATGCACGCGACGCAATGGCCGGCCGCCCCGGCGGGCGCAATCTGATCACCGACGTCGCCGGCCTGCGGGTGGGGCAGGCGCACGATGCGCGGGCCTGCACCGGCGTCACCGTGATCCTGCCGGATGAACGGGCCATGGCCGCGGTGGACATCCGCGGCGGCGGGCCGGGCACGCGCGAGACCGATACCCTGGGCGCGTCCAACCTCGTGCGCTCGGTCGATGCCATCGTGCTGTCCGGCGGTTCGGTCTACGGCCTGGCCAGCGGCGACGGCGTGGCCGCGTGGCTGGGGGCGCAGGGCCGCGGCTTCACGCTGCTGCACCAGCCCGGCGTCCCGCCTTCGCCCATCGTGCCGACCGCGGTGCTGTACGACCTCGCCAACGGCGGCGACAAGCAGTGGGGCGAGACCCCTCCCTATCGCGACCTGGCCATGCGGGCCGCCCGGGCGGTCCAGTCCGGTTTCGACCTGGGTACGCATGGCGCGGGCTTCGGCGCGTCGGCGGGGTCGCTCAAGGGGGGATTGGGGTCGGCGTCCTACGTCACGCACGACGGCATGACCGTGGGCGCCATCGTGGCCTGCAACAGCTTCGGTTCGGTCGTGGCGCCGCAAGGGCGGCGTTTCTGGGCCGGAGCCTTCGAGATCGGCGAGGAGTTCGGTGGCCTGGGGCCGGCCAGTACCCGGGCCGAGGGCGAGAACTGGGAGTTCGCCAAGCTGGATCCGCGCCCGCGCGCCAACACCACCATCGCCTGCATCGCCACCGACGTCGCGCTGTCGCCCGACGAGCTGCAGCGCGTGGCGACCATGGCGCAGGACGGGCTGGCCCGCGCGATCCGCCCCATCCACGCGCCGTTCGACGGCGATACGGTGTTCGCGATCTCGACGGGGCGGCGCGAGGCGCCGGCGATGGAAGGCCCGGTGGATCCCCGGCCCTTCATCGTCTGCCGGCTGGGCGCGCTGGCCGCCGACGTGCTGGCCCGCGCCATCGCGCGCGGCGTCTACAGCGCCGTCACGCCCGAAGGGATGACGACGCCCGCATGGTCCAGCCTGTAA
- a CDS encoding cytosine deaminase: protein MKSLAAELERAAGAYVLRGARVPAALLPATLAGLADAQGLAGVDLAVDGGRLGAVAPAGTLQAGEGPDLAGRQVWPAFHDLHTHLDKTHTLARAPNADGTLLGAVKAVMADHACWRPGELEARAGFALRCAWSHGTAGLRTHLDAAGPQARMAWDTMLALRASWASRVRVQMVAMAPMETYLGEGAEDFVRRVAETGGVLGGVTRVPGLPPPAARQRLAQALDALFDWAVRYGLDVDLHVDESCEPEADSLLEVARRTQARGLGGRVVCGHCCSLAVQADETRERMLDACRDAGLAIVSLPLVNLFLQDRAPGRTPRLRGLPPLQEISARGIPVALSSDNCADAFHAYGDYDMLEVFREAVRNGHLDRHAGHWSASVTATPAALMRQAGSGRLEPGQPADFVIFDARGIPQLLARPQSDRLVVRDGRLLAVSPPSFDELDAALARAGTE from the coding sequence TTGAAGTCGCTGGCCGCGGAGCTGGAACGGGCGGCGGGGGCCTACGTCCTGCGCGGCGCGCGGGTGCCCGCGGCGCTGCTGCCCGCCACGCTGGCCGGACTGGCCGATGCGCAGGGCCTGGCGGGCGTCGACCTGGCGGTCGACGGGGGCCGGCTGGGCGCGGTCGCGCCCGCCGGGACGCTGCAAGCGGGCGAGGGGCCGGACCTGGCCGGCCGGCAAGTCTGGCCGGCCTTCCACGACCTGCACACTCATCTGGACAAGACGCATACGCTGGCGCGCGCGCCCAATGCCGATGGCACGCTATTGGGGGCGGTCAAGGCCGTGATGGCCGACCATGCGTGCTGGCGTCCGGGCGAGCTCGAGGCGCGCGCCGGCTTCGCCCTGCGCTGCGCCTGGTCGCACGGCACCGCCGGCCTGCGCACGCACCTGGATGCGGCGGGACCGCAGGCGCGCATGGCCTGGGACACCATGCTGGCTTTGCGGGCCAGCTGGGCATCCCGCGTGCGGGTGCAGATGGTGGCCATGGCGCCCATGGAGACCTACCTGGGCGAGGGCGCCGAGGACTTCGTGCGCCGCGTGGCCGAAACCGGCGGTGTGCTGGGCGGCGTGACGCGCGTACCCGGCCTGCCGCCGCCTGCCGCGCGCCAGCGCCTGGCGCAGGCCCTGGATGCGCTGTTCGACTGGGCCGTGCGCTACGGCCTGGACGTGGACCTGCACGTGGACGAGTCCTGTGAACCCGAGGCCGATTCCCTGCTGGAGGTCGCGCGGCGCACCCAGGCGCGCGGCCTGGGCGGGCGGGTCGTGTGCGGCCATTGCTGCAGCCTGGCCGTCCAGGCGGACGAGACCCGCGAACGGATGCTGGATGCCTGCCGCGACGCGGGCCTGGCCATCGTCAGCCTGCCGCTGGTCAACCTGTTCCTGCAGGACAGGGCGCCCGGCCGCACTCCCCGGCTGCGCGGACTGCCGCCGCTGCAGGAAATCTCGGCGCGCGGCATTCCGGTGGCGTTATCGAGCGACAATTGCGCAGATGCGTTCCACGCCTACGGAGACTACGACATGCTGGAAGTATTCCGCGAAGCCGTGCGCAACGGCCACCTGGACCGTCACGCCGGCCACTGGTCCGCCAGCGTGACGGCGACACCGGCGGCCCTGATGCGCCAGGCCGGATCGGGGCGGCTCGAACCGGGCCAGCCGGCCGATTTCGTGATCTTCGACGCCCGCGGCATTCCCCAGTTGCTGGCCCGGCCCCAGTCCGACCGCCTGGTCGTCCGCGACGGCCGGCTGCTGGCCGTGTCGCCGCCGTCGTTCGACGAACTCGACGCGGCGCTGGCGCGCGCGGGGACGGAGTAG
- a CDS encoding MarR family winged helix-turn-helix transcriptional regulator, with the protein MARSSSANPPRRPGQSQAFPEGGLLAPRVSTLSKALTRSAVQFAKAQYGLSQVEWQVVTLLGVFQPVSIRELAYHAMLDAAQISRAVSSLVERGDVNRARSARDSREAELSLTPQGLAMHAELTAAAQSRNRHVLGEHSAADVARFFAMLDSFIARARQLSDQE; encoded by the coding sequence ATGGCGCGATCCTCATCGGCGAACCCGCCGCGGCGGCCCGGGCAGTCCCAGGCCTTTCCGGAAGGCGGCCTGCTGGCGCCCCGGGTCAGTACCCTGAGCAAGGCGCTGACCCGCAGCGCCGTCCAGTTCGCCAAGGCGCAGTACGGCCTGTCCCAGGTGGAATGGCAGGTGGTCACCCTGCTGGGCGTGTTCCAGCCGGTGTCCATACGGGAACTGGCCTATCACGCCATGCTCGATGCCGCGCAGATCAGCCGCGCGGTGTCGTCGCTGGTGGAGCGGGGCGACGTCAACCGCGCGCGTAGCGCGCGCGACAGCCGCGAGGCGGAACTGTCGCTGACGCCGCAGGGGCTGGCCATGCACGCCGAGCTGACCGCTGCCGCCCAGTCGCGCAACCGGCACGTATTGGGTGAGCATTCCGCGGCCGACGTGGCCCGGTTCTTCGCCATGCTGGACAGCTTCATCGCGCGGGCCAGGCAACTGAGCGACCAGGAGTGA
- a CDS encoding nuclear transport factor 2 family protein gives MVLKSRGAPLFATSEEAEQAFYDALEQGDLAQLMAVWADDEDIVCIHPGGPRLIGHDAVMESWREILGSSPVPIRPTRVYTVQSMMSSVHSVVEQLMVDTSQGKQLVNCYATNVFHKGPTGWRLVVHHSSQAPADLGPTELQDVPDLLH, from the coding sequence ATGGTGCTCAAATCCCGCGGCGCGCCGCTATTCGCCACCTCCGAAGAAGCCGAGCAGGCGTTCTACGACGCCCTGGAACAAGGCGACCTCGCCCAGTTGATGGCGGTCTGGGCCGACGACGAGGACATCGTCTGCATCCATCCGGGCGGGCCGCGGCTGATCGGCCACGACGCCGTGATGGAATCGTGGCGCGAGATCCTGGGTAGCTCCCCGGTACCGATACGGCCCACGCGGGTCTACACCGTGCAAAGCATGATGAGTTCGGTCCACTCCGTGGTCGAACAGCTCATGGTCGACACCTCCCAGGGCAAGCAGCTCGTCAACTGCTATGCAACCAATGTCTTCCACAAGGGTCCCACAGGCTGGCGGCTGGTCGTTCACCACTCGTCGCAAGCCCCTGCCGATCTCGGCCCGACCGAGCTTCAGGACGTTCCCGACCTCTTGCATTGA
- the moaC gene encoding cyclic pyranopterin monophosphate synthase MoaC, whose product MSQSPLTHFDEAGQAHMVDVGAKPATARVAVAAGTIRMQPATLALIRDGNAKKGDVLGIARIAAIMAAKKTSDLIPLCHPIPLTHVACDFTLDDEAGAVHCTVRAETVGGTGVEMEALTAVNVALLTIYDMCKAADRGMVMTDVRLMEKKGGKSGHWTR is encoded by the coding sequence ATGTCGCAATCCCCCCTGACCCACTTCGACGAGGCCGGACAGGCCCACATGGTGGACGTGGGCGCCAAGCCCGCCACCGCGCGCGTGGCCGTGGCGGCCGGCACGATACGCATGCAGCCGGCCACGCTGGCCCTGATCCGCGACGGCAACGCCAAGAAAGGCGACGTACTGGGCATCGCCCGCATCGCCGCCATCATGGCGGCCAAGAAGACCTCGGACCTGATTCCGCTGTGCCACCCGATTCCGCTGACGCACGTCGCCTGTGACTTCACCCTGGACGACGAAGCCGGCGCCGTGCACTGCACCGTGCGCGCCGAGACCGTGGGCGGCACCGGCGTCGAGATGGAGGCGCTGACCGCCGTCAACGTCGCGCTGCTGACGATCTACGACATGTGCAAGGCGGCGGACCGGGGCATGGTCATGACCGACGTGCGGCTGATGGAGAAGAAAGGCGGAAAGTCGGGACACTGGACCCGGTAA
- the purU gene encoding formyltetrahydrofolate deformylase has protein sequence MQHNDYILTLACPDTTGIVYHVSGFLFERGCNILDSQQFGDEDTQLFFLRVHFSVPDGLDADTVRKEFAAVGERFSMQWQIRDPHRRARVLLMVSKHGHCLNDLLFRAKSGQLPIDIPAVVSNHPDFALLSASYGVPFYHLPVAQGGKEQQERQVLQIAERENVDLVVLARYMQILSPEMCRALAGRAINIHHSFLPSFKGARPYYQAHDRGVKLIGATAHYVTPDLDEGPIIEQDIARVDHSMSPETMTQVGRDVECLVLARAVRWHVEHRILLNGHKTIVFA, from the coding sequence GTGCAGCACAACGATTACATCCTGACGCTCGCCTGCCCCGATACGACCGGCATCGTGTACCACGTGTCGGGATTCCTGTTCGAGCGCGGCTGCAACATCCTGGACTCGCAGCAGTTCGGGGACGAGGACACCCAGCTGTTCTTCCTGCGCGTGCACTTCTCGGTGCCCGACGGCCTGGACGCCGACACCGTGCGCAAGGAATTCGCCGCCGTGGGCGAGCGCTTCTCCATGCAATGGCAGATCCGCGACCCGCACCGGCGCGCGCGCGTGCTGCTGATGGTCAGCAAGCACGGCCACTGCCTGAACGACCTGCTGTTCCGCGCCAAGAGCGGACAGCTGCCCATCGACATTCCCGCGGTGGTTTCCAACCACCCCGATTTCGCGCTGCTGTCGGCTTCGTACGGCGTGCCCTTCTACCACCTGCCGGTCGCGCAGGGCGGCAAGGAACAGCAGGAGCGGCAGGTGTTGCAGATCGCCGAGCGCGAGAACGTCGACCTGGTCGTGCTGGCCCGCTACATGCAGATCCTGTCGCCCGAGATGTGCCGGGCGCTGGCCGGCCGCGCGATCAACATCCACCACAGCTTCCTTCCCAGCTTCAAGGGCGCGCGGCCGTACTACCAGGCGCACGACCGCGGCGTGAAGCTGATCGGCGCCACCGCCCACTACGTCACGCCCGACCTCGACGAAGGTCCCATCATCGAGCAGGACATCGCCCGCGTGGACCACAGCATGTCGCCGGAAACCATGACGCAGGTCGGCCGCGACGTCGAATGCCTGGTGCTGGCGCGCGCCGTCCGCTGGCACGTCGAGCATCGCATCCTGTTGAACGGCCACAAGACGATCGTATTCGCATAA
- a CDS encoding YheT family hydrolase — MPAYLDTTPCPTPAWLPEGHSQTIFASQFSSHHHTSFQRERVDTPDGDFIDFDWTAPGLGPDTTVGPDLFARLAETAGTATASRDGLVLFHGLEGSSASHYAQAISQYFRARGWTVVVPHFRGCSGEPNRLPRAYHSGDSADVGFMLDAVRQRLPQMRWHAAGISLGGNALLKYLGEAGGTAGWLAAAAGVSAPVDLMAGGRTLGTGLINRRIYTHMFLRTLKSKTLQKAQRFPGTIDVLRVANARDLYEFDDAYTAPTHGFRDVDDYWTRASSKPLLMDIAIPTLVLNARNDPFLPGRYLPTPEQASGHVVLHQPAQGGHAGFPTGSFPSNLNWLPRRLAEFFRTGR; from the coding sequence ATGCCCGCTTACCTGGACACGACACCCTGCCCGACTCCCGCATGGTTGCCCGAAGGACATAGCCAGACCATCTTCGCGTCGCAGTTCTCGTCGCACCATCACACCTCGTTCCAGCGCGAACGGGTGGATACGCCCGACGGCGATTTCATCGACTTCGACTGGACGGCGCCCGGCCTCGGTCCCGACACGACCGTCGGCCCCGACCTGTTCGCGCGGCTGGCCGAAACAGCCGGCACCGCCACCGCGTCGCGCGACGGCCTCGTGCTGTTCCACGGCCTGGAAGGCAGCAGCGCCAGCCACTACGCGCAAGCCATCTCGCAGTATTTCCGCGCGCGCGGCTGGACCGTCGTCGTGCCGCACTTCCGCGGCTGCTCGGGCGAGCCGAACCGCCTGCCCCGCGCCTATCACTCGGGCGACTCCGCCGACGTCGGCTTCATGCTGGACGCCGTGCGGCAGCGCCTGCCGCAGATGCGCTGGCACGCCGCCGGCATCTCGCTGGGCGGCAACGCGCTGCTGAAATACCTGGGCGAGGCCGGCGGCACCGCCGGCTGGCTGGCGGCGGCGGCGGGCGTCTCGGCGCCGGTCGACCTGATGGCCGGCGGCCGCACCCTGGGCACCGGACTGATCAACCGCCGGATCTACACCCACATGTTCCTGCGCACGCTGAAGTCCAAGACGCTCCAGAAGGCGCAGCGCTTCCCCGGCACCATAGACGTGCTACGCGTGGCCAACGCGCGCGACCTGTACGAGTTCGACGACGCCTACACCGCGCCCACGCACGGTTTCCGCGACGTCGACGACTACTGGACGCGCGCCTCCAGCAAGCCCCTGCTGATGGACATCGCCATTCCGACGCTGGTGCTCAATGCGCGCAACGACCCGTTCCTTCCCGGCCGCTACCTGCCCACTCCCGAACAGGCTTCCGGCCACGTGGTCCTGCATCAGCCGGCACAGGGCGGCCACGCGGGCTTTCCCACGGGAAGCTTCCCCAGCAACCTGAACTGGCTGCCGCGCAGGCTGGCGGAATTCTTCCGGACCGGCCGCTAG
- a CDS encoding DUF2946 family protein: MDSDVLAAMARWPDVPDAYGWLSLDARGRWRLHPAGDALAGGPGVSISSTGILAFIGRNYAHDEQGRWFFQNGPQRVFVRLDAAPLILRQSDAAGTLSTHAGHDVSRVDRWALDAEGRLYAATEYGPAMVEDRYLSDVLERMKLASGQPLLDAAPGWLADPGQVSKAAAALSVVYPPVGAAPAPLAPLRGTAAQVFGFVARPEALSSGNA; encoded by the coding sequence ATGGATAGCGACGTTCTTGCCGCCATGGCGCGCTGGCCCGACGTGCCGGACGCCTATGGCTGGTTGTCGCTGGATGCCCGAGGCCGCTGGCGCCTGCACCCCGCCGGCGATGCCTTGGCGGGCGGGCCGGGCGTCTCCATTTCCAGCACCGGCATCCTGGCCTTCATCGGGCGCAACTACGCGCACGACGAACAAGGGCGCTGGTTCTTCCAGAACGGCCCGCAGCGCGTGTTCGTCAGGCTGGACGCGGCGCCGCTGATCCTGCGCCAGTCGGACGCCGCCGGCACCCTGTCCACCCATGCCGGCCACGACGTATCCCGCGTGGACCGCTGGGCGCTGGACGCCGAAGGCAGGCTCTACGCCGCGACCGAATACGGCCCCGCGATGGTCGAGGACCGCTATCTGTCCGACGTGCTGGAACGCATGAAACTGGCATCGGGGCAGCCGCTGCTCGACGCCGCGCCCGGCTGGCTGGCCGACCCCGGCCAGGTATCGAAGGCGGCCGCCGCCCTGTCGGTGGTCTATCCGCCGGTTGGCGCGGCGCCCGCGCCGTTGGCACCGCTGCGCGGCACGGCCGCCCAGGTGTTCGGTTTCGTGGCCCGGCCCGAGGCCCTCAGCTCTGGAAACGCTTGA